Proteins encoded together in one Planctopirus ephydatiae window:
- a CDS encoding carboxypeptidase-like regulatory domain-containing protein has product MFRSMFVAFVCSALLMNAGCGSADRGPQAQLTGKVTFSGQPVPEGIVQLSKVGGGAGASANISADGSFSVVLVDPLPPGEYLVLIVPPTIEDNSNPNSPPVQKPKEMEQIPPRYRNAKTSPLKVTLKEGANTADFALEPEKK; this is encoded by the coding sequence ATGTTCCGCTCGATGTTTGTCGCCTTTGTCTGCAGTGCTTTGTTGATGAATGCCGGGTGTGGTTCCGCCGATCGCGGACCGCAGGCCCAACTGACAGGCAAAGTCACTTTTAGTGGTCAGCCAGTTCCCGAAGGCATTGTGCAGCTATCCAAAGTGGGTGGCGGGGCAGGGGCCTCGGCGAACATCTCGGCTGACGGCAGCTTTTCCGTCGTGCTGGTCGATCCACTCCCGCCGGGTGAATATCTGGTGCTGATTGTGCCACCCACGATCGAAGACAACTCGAACCCCAACAGCCCGCCTGTGCAGAAGCCCAAAGAGATGGAACAGATTCCACCGCGCTATCGCAATGCCAAGACCAGCCCACTCAAGGTCACTCTCAAGGAAGGGGCGAACACCGCAGATTTTGCCCTCGAACCTGAGAAGAAGTAA
- a CDS encoding glycoside hydrolase family 38 N-terminal domain-containing protein translates to MTKTCSEVYVLIPSHSLEDFPQDLGEDAAGSLLEAFAIAWHPALLATAGRIPQWYRADAPPEPAPGQLLILPQPSEDWFPYDWHERLEQAGAGLLKTVARREENLQQLQAWLESDADDSAQPSLFFQPEAKTSIDDFLAFGTTVLQLELLSRQMRHFSSLDEIILQQRTVGAARSLAAGEFLPCRQQLATAYENLLETRERFYPGEISLFDLCLAPSELDVPRLKAALHGFTWPINEPLGNQPAVNFLAGSLETSPLLKLADEQLPLVAAQELSAPLNTAPATTLKELLAQGAVDVLGGEAVELCTPLISPQMWIRNFQQGHQLAQAQLGIVPRVFARRLFGLVPQLPGLLSQTGYVGALHLLLDEGTYPDEEFSSFRWEGTSGEAVTAFSRIPLPAQSAGTFLRLATRLGEALDSDGNPALGFARWPEVATPWFHDLQRAATFAPVLGKFVTCKEFLERVEYPDHVRQYHAGEYLSSSLVYAVAAREKNAISRVAHAWKLQGQQAAWQFCEVQRALLSQNETLQQPVPGIESPAQRWDNELLAHFRMIGASDNRSTTDPAASADNEWSTATALQQTAQQFANLLGSKVQNHEAAASPAGTLLINPLPWARPVPEEMEDGTFPTIPPCGYLWLAQNTPNGKSPARKSKPVVKFTEGVLSNDLFEVVFHPQTGGIARIRRHEQRENRLSLQLARRFPRERAIRLGPDPDDEVIKTAYSEMRAGELSIIAQTSHSLTVRSLGDLIDQAKGERICYYKLDVTIRAGSLKVEIDLQFLELAAFDGDPWNNYIGARFAFGSEMAAISRSVLGSVHVAGSERFEAPEFVEICDGSLRATILPHGRPYFRKTGPRMLDGLMVVSGETSRRFRWTIAIDDPHPARLAQDARVPLVRLDHMTKPATGETSFFVQCPARQVSILSWEAGMTDWPIEAPADPSNTENIETAAKAAVSKKSCRVRLMETEGQAKTFSMVWYAPLAGARKLTLGGAHAAWLKTTGNESRVALSAYEVADIEFVFE, encoded by the coding sequence ATGACGAAAACCTGCTCTGAAGTTTATGTGCTGATTCCATCGCATAGCCTCGAAGACTTTCCACAGGATCTGGGAGAGGATGCTGCCGGTAGCCTGCTGGAAGCTTTTGCCATAGCCTGGCATCCGGCTCTATTGGCGACGGCTGGTCGAATTCCACAATGGTACCGGGCCGATGCTCCGCCCGAACCCGCACCCGGGCAACTGCTGATTCTTCCCCAACCCTCGGAAGATTGGTTTCCTTACGACTGGCACGAGCGACTGGAGCAAGCGGGGGCGGGTTTACTCAAAACAGTCGCCCGGCGAGAAGAAAATTTGCAGCAGCTCCAGGCGTGGCTGGAATCCGATGCCGACGATTCAGCGCAGCCGAGTCTGTTCTTTCAGCCGGAAGCCAAAACCTCTATCGACGATTTTCTGGCCTTCGGAACCACAGTTCTGCAGTTAGAACTCCTTTCCCGACAGATGCGGCACTTCAGCAGTCTGGATGAAATCATTCTGCAGCAGCGAACTGTGGGAGCGGCCCGCTCGCTGGCTGCTGGTGAGTTTTTGCCATGCCGACAGCAACTGGCCACTGCCTACGAAAACCTGCTCGAAACGCGCGAGCGATTCTACCCCGGCGAAATCTCCCTCTTCGACCTGTGTCTGGCACCTTCCGAACTGGATGTGCCCCGGCTGAAAGCGGCGCTACATGGCTTCACATGGCCGATCAACGAACCTTTAGGAAACCAGCCAGCCGTCAACTTTCTGGCGGGTTCACTCGAAACCTCTCCACTGCTGAAGCTGGCTGACGAACAATTGCCACTGGTGGCAGCTCAGGAACTTTCAGCACCCTTAAACACTGCTCCCGCCACCACTCTGAAGGAGTTATTGGCCCAGGGTGCTGTCGATGTTCTCGGCGGGGAGGCCGTCGAGCTTTGCACGCCGCTGATTTCCCCACAGATGTGGATCAGAAACTTTCAACAAGGCCATCAACTCGCCCAGGCTCAACTGGGAATAGTTCCCCGGGTGTTTGCCCGGCGGCTCTTTGGACTGGTGCCGCAACTTCCCGGTCTCCTCTCGCAGACAGGTTATGTCGGAGCCTTGCACCTGCTGCTCGATGAAGGAACCTACCCGGACGAAGAGTTCAGCAGCTTCCGCTGGGAAGGTACCAGTGGCGAGGCGGTAACAGCTTTCTCGCGAATCCCACTCCCCGCACAATCCGCAGGTACCTTTTTGAGGCTGGCAACCCGGCTGGGAGAGGCTCTTGATAGCGATGGAAACCCGGCTCTCGGTTTTGCTCGCTGGCCCGAAGTTGCGACTCCCTGGTTTCATGATCTTCAGCGCGCTGCCACGTTTGCCCCCGTCCTGGGCAAGTTTGTCACCTGCAAAGAATTTCTCGAACGCGTGGAATACCCCGATCATGTGCGGCAATACCACGCTGGCGAATATCTTTCGTCGAGCTTGGTTTATGCAGTCGCCGCTCGCGAGAAAAACGCGATCTCGAGAGTCGCCCATGCCTGGAAGCTCCAAGGTCAACAGGCAGCCTGGCAGTTCTGCGAAGTGCAGCGCGCGCTTCTATCTCAGAACGAAACCTTACAGCAGCCTGTGCCGGGCATCGAAAGTCCGGCTCAACGCTGGGACAATGAACTTCTCGCCCACTTCCGCATGATTGGTGCCAGTGACAATCGCTCGACCACAGATCCAGCCGCAAGTGCCGACAACGAGTGGTCGACAGCAACCGCACTGCAGCAGACCGCCCAACAGTTCGCGAATCTGCTCGGGTCAAAAGTTCAAAATCACGAGGCTGCGGCAAGTCCCGCTGGAACCTTACTGATCAATCCGCTTCCCTGGGCGCGCCCTGTTCCCGAAGAGATGGAAGATGGGACCTTCCCCACCATTCCCCCTTGCGGCTATCTCTGGCTCGCCCAAAACACTCCAAATGGCAAAAGCCCCGCACGCAAGAGCAAGCCTGTCGTCAAATTTACCGAAGGTGTCCTCTCAAACGATCTCTTCGAGGTCGTTTTTCATCCGCAAACGGGAGGGATCGCTCGCATTCGTCGGCATGAGCAGCGCGAGAACCGATTGAGCCTGCAGCTGGCCCGCCGCTTTCCGCGTGAACGGGCCATTCGCCTCGGGCCAGATCCTGACGACGAAGTGATCAAGACGGCTTACTCGGAGATGCGCGCAGGTGAGTTATCGATTATCGCCCAGACGAGTCATTCCCTCACGGTTCGATCACTGGGAGACCTCATTGATCAGGCCAAAGGGGAACGCATCTGCTACTACAAACTCGATGTCACGATTCGTGCCGGTTCACTGAAGGTGGAGATCGATCTGCAGTTTCTCGAACTGGCGGCCTTCGATGGCGACCCCTGGAACAACTACATCGGCGCCCGCTTTGCGTTCGGCAGCGAGATGGCGGCCATATCCCGCTCGGTGCTGGGAAGCGTCCATGTGGCGGGCAGCGAACGGTTTGAAGCTCCCGAGTTTGTCGAGATTTGTGATGGTTCCCTGCGGGCGACGATTTTGCCGCATGGCCGGCCTTACTTTCGCAAAACGGGCCCCCGCATGCTCGATGGCCTCATGGTCGTTTCGGGCGAAACTTCCCGCCGCTTCCGCTGGACCATTGCCATTGATGACCCGCATCCCGCACGGCTCGCTCAGGATGCAAGAGTTCCGCTTGTACGGCTGGATCACATGACCAAGCCTGCGACGGGCGAGACCTCATTTTTCGTCCAATGCCCCGCCAGGCAAGTGAGTATCTTGTCGTGGGAAGCGGGGATGACTGACTGGCCCATTGAAGCTCCAGCCGATCCTTCAAATACTGAAAACATCGAAACAGCAGCGAAGGCAGCCGTATCAAAGAAGTCGTGCCGGGTGCGGCTGATGGAGACCGAGGGGCAGGCCAAGACCTTTTCGATGGTCTGGTATGCACCACTGGCCGGGGCTCGCAAGTTGACACTTGGCGGAGCCCATGCCGCGTGGCTGAAAACGACCGGGAATGAATCCCGCGTGGCACTCAGTGCGTACGAAGTCGCTGATATCGAGTTTGTGTTTGAATGA